From the Sebastes umbrosus isolate fSebUmb1 chromosome 23, fSebUmb1.pri, whole genome shotgun sequence genome, the window gttctacaaaaaaaaaaaaaggttttatctTTGTGATGTCCACTGACACATTTCACTTTTAGGTTAGGACTGCAAACATAGTTTAGGTgcagtttgtttgttagtttgttagctgaatatctcaaaaacatgtcaacagttttcaatcaaatttatttgtaatttagaCCATTGTTTAGGGAACAAATGCTTAGTTTTTGATGCAGATCCAGATCAAtttgaaatgatttattaaaagtGCAATATTGCACTTCTTAATTGCAgttgcaaagggaaaatcatgcataaataaatagacaaataaataccgaaataaatgcacacatttaaaaaataaatataacataaatacaaaataaataaatacaaaaataaataaatttaaaaaataataaaaataaataaataaataaataaaagggaaaattaaacagaagagcaaataaataacgaaattaatacaaagataaataaataaagaagcaaattaaagcagaaatatcaatttatgtcacattttatcaaataatgaatggctgcatttattttttatattatttttgcttaatttcatgacatatttatttatttatcaaaaaatttatttatgtattcatttattttttatcttggcAGATTCCGTCCTGATTCTAACTTAGACCCAAACAGACCAGATTAAGAGCATACTGCACCTCCAGGACCGATGGGTGTCATCAGGCGGTTCAGCTGGACGTTCCAGTGTCGTACGTGTTGACTGGCATATCTCAGCTTCTCTTGTACCTCCTGGAATAAGAAAATCAAACAAGTAGTTTCCAATGAGTGTTTTTATAGTATTAAACATGCTGCACATTGAGCAACACACTGTCTCTTTCTTACCTCCAGGTGCTGGTGGCTCCTCTGGCGAGAAGCACGCAGATGCTGGAGCTCCTGAGAGGCCGAGTGAAGAGCCGAGGGGGTTTCTTCGTCCGGACTGCCGTCGGAGGCAGTCCCTAACTCCAGTATGGGGCTGAGGCACTCCAGggctctctgctgctcctggaggagctggaacTGCTTCTTCTTCGCTTCTTCCGCCTGCAGCAACctggagaagagaagaaagagaaaaagcaagaACTGAAATCAAGTTACCACTAAGTAGTTTGGTGACTATGGTGACTATAGTCAGCAGTTGCAGCCGCAGCAGCTGTGACACATCAGCTCAGAGGCAGTTAAGGTAGTTAAAAAACCCTCAGCGCCCGATTGCTGCAATTTGCGTCAAAAATCATGCTCTTTCTCCAAGTCATATCTCAGTCAAatccaaacacacagacatgatacacatatttttagattcagtATTAAGTCTACTCAATGATCTTATCATTATTTATGACGTCCGTTGCAAATAAACATCCACAAATGTGcttagaaatcatagaaaaaaagtcCCTCCTTTTAACtacagaacttgcctgagaattgtcatgtttttaagttttcctCAGTATTACAGTAATCCATTAATATTTGCGTATACATTCATGGGTACATTGCAAACAGGGACGGCTTATAGCTAATTCGACATACTGTTAATGGtacaatttgccaaaatgtaaacaaatataggcTTGACACGTTGCTAACTAACACTAAGGTGTTACAAAATTCATTAatattgtttgtattgttttcatgttgcactatgaatattttttgacattacTGAGGTTGATAATTTCATGCCTAGCAAGCACTGGggcgacagtggcaagaaaaaattCCCCTTTAACGGttagaaaccttgggcagaagCAGGCTTTGGGTGGGCGTTCATCTGCCTCAACCGtttgggttgagagagagagaaactatAATAATGGGAATACGttgggtgtgtttgtttattacctCTCCAGCTCCTGTCtggccctctcctcctccagccgaGCCTGGATCTCCATTTCGAGAGCAGCCTCCAGTTTCTGCTGCGTCAGCTCCAACTCCTGGatcctcttcttctgctgctcagCCTCTCTATCCTTCTCCTGCATCTCTGCCTGCATGCTGTCTCTCAACtaggaggacacacacacacacacatatatatatatacacacaccaaTTGAGTGGAAAGGACTGACCTATTCCTGAATCACCTTTTCCAGGAATGTCGTAACCATTTCTCCACCACTAAAACTCACTGAAGGTTTTATAATGCCAATGTTTTTGTGCTCATGACCCATTTCAGCGAATTGTAAATAAACGTTGTCATCTGGAAAACTTTCTCTTACCGTCTCAGCCTCCTTTAGCTGTCTCTCCAGCTCCATCTGCACCTCCCTctgtttcttcctttctttttcttccgcCTCCCTTCGTTTGGTTTCTAATTCACGTGCGTGCTGCGAGACACAgataaaggttaaaggttaaaactgAGCTATGATTGAACGTCCCGTCACTGATTCCTTCCAGTCTCACCTGTATGATACTTTCTATTTCTGAatcctgtctgtctttctctttctccatcttctCCATCTCCTGGATACTGAAGTCGTCTGATTGGCTGCTCCGGCTGCTccggctgctgcagctgctccgGCTGCGCTCCCGGTGGCTGTGTTCCCGCTGAACCCGTCTCTTCAGTTTCAGTTCGTGGTGAAGGGAGGACTTGCCCTCGCTCTGGAGACGCAGGGCTGTCTGAATAGCTGGAGAGGTAGCAAAAAGACAAActatagatactgtagatactgTTATTGGTGTTTCTTAAATTTGATTTTATTCACGAGTGTTTCGTCTCATTTAACTTCCcataatgtcaaactattcctttaaaatgtctCATCTGAAACCAGTGAATGAAACAAGAAGCCACtgatgaccacacacacacgataaATCACTGCAGTCAAAATGTAATCTCTGACTCTGCATGCTAGTACTtatacacaccaacacaccttGAGTCCACTCCACCTTCTGTCTCTGGTCAGACGAGCTCATCTCAAAGGTTTTATTGTGAGTTTTCACACAGAACATACAGCGCTTGCCTTCCCTGTCTGCAATAGGCTGAAACACAAGAGGAAAAGGATCTAAATATGAGGAATAGATGATTTATCTGCTGTGAAGGACTTTGTCTGAACACACCCAAAGCACACCATTAGCCTACCATATAATTAAACATGCAGCGTTTACATTTTCCTCACCCACCTCTATGATACAGCTCTTATCCAGCTGGATCTCGCCTTTCTTGTCTTTTAAGTCCTCGCCGGCATAGTAAGCCATGGAGGAGGGCTTCAGCATGAACCAACGCTCAGTCCAGTTCCTGCGTACGTGCCCCTTTTTCCACATGTAACCCTGGAAACAAGGGGCAGAATTTAAGAAGGacgaaagacaaaaaaaaagacaagagacgacaaacagaaacaggagATTCTCTCTCTACCCTCTTGATGACGTTGTGATACATCTCCAGGAAGACCTCGTTCAAAGCCAGACTGAAGGCCTCAGCGCTGGTGACCCTCAGCAGCCGGCCTGCACCCATGTGCTCCAGGAAGGTCCATACAGACATGTCGCCTGAGGCATCCTGGGATATTAAGTCCTCCAGTGGCTTCCCATCCCACTCCTGGCTCATTGCTGTGGAGATTTTCTTGAGGAGATACTCCACCTAAAAGCATTAGAAACAATCATTAGAACACGCCAAGTGTTACCAGAAAAGATCACCAAAAACGACTATTAATTCCATGTTGCATCAGTGAATATCAGTACATATGTCTTTACAGTGGAAAGCTACTGTGCTGATAGCACAAAAGCAGTTTATTTTCGTCTCTGTCGACAGGAAACCGAGAGCATTGTGGAGGAAGTGGCGGAAGGAAGAGACTCATTAACTCACTTACTTGCACTTGCTTTTTTCTGCTGAGACAAAATGTAAAACAGTCTGACTTTGTTGGGACACAAGCTGGGTTTATATGGAGCATGATATGTCTTTCTAGCAATTAGGAGATCAAAGTGAAAGTGCCTGAAAAGCCTTGTTTTTTCCTTGATTCCCTGTGTGATTTGTTAATCTACTAATCTTTATTTGTCTTGTGAATATTAAGGAAGGAATTGCTGCACTTTTTGCGCACTTTTTTGATCAAACTGTGactcttttcttttgttgtatgatgtcaacatttttgcattttatacTTAGATGCATAATAATTAAAATCCCTAAAATCAAGTCGCTCCCGACCCAAATGTTCTGTTTCACACCATCATCAGCATCTGTTACCTCCTCTGGTATCATCACCAGCGGGTAGCGGTCCTCAGACAGGAGGTTGAATAAACAGAAAAGCTTGAAACAGTCTCTTTCCGATAGCGGCGCCCCCTGTGGTAACCCCTTGAAGTTCTTCTTCATGGTCATCATCCAGCACAGGTCGTCGAACTTCTCCTTGTCAAACATCCCCGCTTTGACctgaaagggaagaaaaaagaCTCATAGTGAAACTCCATGTGACAGAAAcagttataattatatttacagACATATATTGACAGATATAATGGGTATGATAGATAACTCAACCAATGAGATTATTTCTTTCTCCTAACCccaaacactaaacacactcTACCTGtcctactgtatgtatatttcaGTTTCTAGACGTATCGGTACTGTCaacctaatcatttgaattactgAAGAGATCctataacttttattttgtctcttattttatgtatttatttattctttttgtccaattattttctttaatttttttgtgaGGTTATATTGTCATGTCATCATATTGTCGTGTTTGTAATGTCTATTATTTTGCCtgtattaaatgaaataaaaacatttgcaaGATATTATAAGATAGAAAACAATAGATGTTGtataacatgttaaataaaatagCAAGGTATTATGAGGTGACAATAGTTATTGTATAACatgtcaaaaagaaaaactataaaataaatatatattcacatAGAGCCTggtaatatgacaatatatatcgtcaaaacaatataaaaatctcTATTGTATAAATCTTTCTATATCGTTTCTTTCGCAATAAAGGCTAGGcctatatctatttatttatttctctataatTCCATTTGAAAATATTATGTTCATGTAAATATTATGTTCATTAAAATTAAGTATTTAATtgacacaggagtatacaaaaataggctttaccatgtggttatttcaaatagactatttatttatttattgaattaccagaaaacatgctatagtgatatatatatacatatatatatatatatatatatatatatatatatatatatatatatatatatatatcgttatcaagaTATTAAATGACttgccatattgcccagccctatattcacataaaaaataaacaaaacataatatataaGATTCTGTAACCTACTTATATAAGAGTAGCCACAGTACCTTATCCAGTATATATTTGTTGAGGTAGGGCATGTAGCCATGATTAGACACCGGCCCGTCATCATCATCCTGGAAgtgctcctccagagccaccgGGTCGTGTGGGATGTTCAGCACTGTGTACAGGTTGTGGGACAGCACCTGAAGAACAGACATAACAGATTGATatcaatacagtatatagataagCACATAGTCTCAATGTTTCTTCAGTGCCCTCCATATTTCATCATACACcataaacccacacacacacacaaccacagacAGCTGGATCTCAGCATGTCAGGACAGCTTTCTGCTATGTCCCTGGATTCTTGTCTGCTATGGAGACTCAGGAGTCAGGCGTGTAGGAACTGGATGGAAAGCAACATGGCAGACACTCACTGAAGGGGAAAAACAGCTGAATCAGATATATACTTGTTGTTCTCTGTCTTGCCTTTTATTTGAATCACACAGAGTGGCTTGTTACATTATGTCACTATTGATGTTTCTGGGCCACAGAGAGGACTTTGAGCTTGAAGCTTGAAGCTGAACTCACACTCTTCAcctagagtgtgtgtgttagaataaagcttttacaaatatttggacttgtgtgtgcgtgtgtgtgtgtgcgtgtgtgtgtgtgtgaccttgtttgtgtgtgttttgttcctCAGATTACAACATTGATTCACATAGTACAAGTTTCACAACATAAAAAGACAAactatagagactatagaggAAAAGTAGCAgagttaaagtgtgtttctctctctctcttgtttcctgGTGTTAAAAAATGACCACATAACATTCCTTGCTTACCTTTAACTGCGACTTGGACACTTTGCCACACTTCTCGACGTCCAGCGACGTGAAAGCATACCAGATGGACTTGAGGAGTTCGGATTTTAAGTCCATTGTTTTGGAGACCTCTCTGTGCGTCAAAACAACTACATTTCCAAGCGCAGAGTGGTGGCTTTTACGCAGCGACGGTCGGTGCGAGCTAGTGGTGGTGCTGGGAAGAGAATTGCCAAATAAAAAGTGCAGGGCAGAGTACAGGCTGCTGAGCAAACTGCGAAGGACTACAATGAGTCAGATGCAGGACAGACTTAAAGAGGCAGAGagcacactgttaagaatttcccagtaaaataacagtaaagaactgatggcagcagggttatgttactgtaaaattaacattattatacagtCTGCTgctgaaatgtacagctttaatgaaaaatacagtttgtagtttattaatttcacagttttacagttaatttactgtttaaagatacattatatagcacctttattttacattatcttactgatttgttttaatgcactatttatttttttattacattttaataaacattattttttgcctagatgaatagacttagcaggttacagacataggaatagtcacactaaatgcaattaaaggctataatagacttgttgacacttttcccaaaatgtctttaacaggttttcttttgtattaactgtaaagcactgtttttttttagcaataacaggttaatactgttgaaatcctgctgtaaatgaacagcaattgtttacagtgtagagaTAAAGGCCTACACTTTCCTCCAtagttcagttttaaaactgttttcacaAATGTTAAACACCATCACAccatctacagtatattttggataattttcctttttaacaaacatgaatctgaaaaaaaaaaatgggcaaaCTTACAGGGCAAATCCAAGATAAAATACCCGAGGTCTAAGACATGTTATCCAGACTATAGGATGGATTTCCTCAAAGTGCTGCCAGACAAAAACCAAAGAAGAGGGATCTGTGTTATCAGATTCAGGAGGCTTTAGAGACACACCCATATTGGAATTGGAGAGCCTGAGGCCATATTTATATATGCAACTTCAAAATCTGAAAAGTTTGAATACATATTAAAGgattaattacatatttaagGGCTTTTAAATCAATCATCATAATTAGAGAACTAtgattttcataaataaagtgttttcaAGGTTGTAATGTAGGTTTGTATCCATGTAAAAACCTTTATTATTCCTATTTAAGTGATTATATACTGCTCTTCGTCTTTAGGGAGTGTTTTAGGACCTGATAGTGCCATTTTGTGTCCCTTCCACTGAACATTTGTTTTGGTAGAATAGAAGCCATAAATAGTGCACATTAAAGCTCCAAAACCCCAAACAGTTTTCAAATGCCCCTTGTGGTTTCCCTGACTGAAGGTGTTGCTCTCAGAGCTCCTCTTATTAGTGTGATGAAACTGCTGGTGGGGCTGTAGCAACCTCTGGCAAAAATAGGTTAAACAAGGACAGTGTAATCAGACAGAAAGCATCCGCAAGCCTTGTTAGAGCCCAATGTAGGCTAATCAATACCATAATTAGGTCATGAAAATGGTAGTCATTGTTCAGACGCCACAGCCCACAGCCTCTCAGTCTCTAAATGTAGACATATGTTGGTTTTAAGGTAAtctttgtgattaattgtgagcTTCATATTGCCCAATTTGAGCAGACGATCATGATTTTCTGCTCCATAAAGTAATCAATAATGGCTAAGGTCACACTGTTGTGTTGCGTCACGCTCACTAGTACGTCTGTGTCTGTTGTCTCCCTTTCAAGGGCAGATCTAATCACCGGCGTCTCAGGTGGTAGAAATGAGACGTCGTTCAGTTTGGCTATAATTCAGAATTACCGGCCGGATGATCGACCACTCCCCCAGCGTTGAGAGTTTACAACTCTGGCACACTTCCAGCATGGCTTCtctcataaaataaaaaaacctaGAGCTGTTTCAAAAGGTCTTTAAAATGCAGACAGCAGCTTTGAACCTGCCACCTGTCAGGATGAGCGATATAATCTTCACTTATTGAGGAAAAAGCTCCaaaaaaaccccccaaaatgctcttttttttcagatttcacaaGATGTTTATTATAGGCTAcattacatatttcatatttgccTTTACCAATGCTCTCCTGTATGTtgtttacatcaacatatcaTTACATGATCATTAAAATATTCAAGGGCAGCAGACCTTGACGTTTCCATTCCCAGTGTCCAATCAATATCATATCATGTAACGAGGCAAAGATTTTCTGTTTATTGTTTGTCAGATATAGTTTACAGTTCAGTCATGCATGTCGGTAATTATTAGAATACatcatacacatacagtatatatataggcCTATCATACATTACAATTACAACAGCAATAAAAAGGCCTATCCTGAATAGGAGAGGTGGGATGAATGAGGTTGAGCCTGCAACGAAGGCAAATGGACTTGTATCGTCTCGGTGCATTTAGTAATCTTAAAACAACAAGTTCATAtgagagaaaaaacactttcacaTTCATCTAAGGAATGGctagacattttgggaaatatgcgtATTTGAtttgagttagatgagaagattgataccacgaTCATAAGATTGACATTTTGTTCACTTAAAGTTCACCTCTGGAgtctaaaaacacaataatacaaaaatattaacAAGCCTATAGCTGCATAATCACAAATATCTTgacaatatctttttttattagctGAATTTATAATTAAGTATGCTGCCTGAGAAACACCGAAATCTGACCATTTTGTGATTCTTATAATTAGAGTTTGGTTTTAGTCTGTTCTgtcttaatttaattaatttcctgATATTAAAATATGGATCCTACGTCTGTGTTTAGGCAtctctggtcacatgacctcTTTCCAGCCAATCATGCTTGGTGTAGATGAACTGGTAATGATTTTTATAGTAGTAGGCTATTACAAAAATTGTCAGACTGATGGACTTATAGACACATAACTAATACGTCAGCTTTCTTTATAAGAAAAGTCATGTCAAATAGTCGTTTAGATAtgtgttttacatattttacgCCTATTTGTTCTCGTGGTTACGACATCTGTACGGCAATTTTCCTGAAAATACCAACAGGTAACAGAATCcacctaccaacacctctaaaactcactaattaacatgttatatgttGTTTATTTAGCACTTCATTTCTTGTAGAGATTGAACAAAATGTAGTGTATCAACTAGCCAGGCCAGCTGCTGCATTAGCGTCATAGTTACGAGAGTGGTATCATCTCATCTAGCTCTCGGCTAGAAAGCAAATTAAGATATTTCCCAACATGTTGAGCCATTTATTGTCAACTTGAGTTTGATGTTGAATAAGAGCAAGTTTCATGCTAGTAGTAGGTGTGGTTGCACAGCATCTGGGTCATGCCAACATGGGTGATGTTTTCACAATATTCAACGATTTAAAACTATTTTGTGCTTCAGAATATACAAACTCTAGCAACACTGAGACATATGGGAGAAACAATTTGTGTGTCTTACCTAAACACCTCAAAATTACAGCCTGTCAGATGTGAACAGCACAAAATATCACAGCAATATTTGAATAAgctctttttaaaaaagcaccATTCTAGCACAGTGTAGTCTTTGTGATGGAAGAACTAAATGATGCAGATGCGAACATCTGTTGAACGCAGCCAGACGAAGTGGAAAACTGCTGGTGAACATTCCTGTGCATTCGGGGGTGAGATGTACTAAATCCCAGGATCAACCAAAAGGAGAGTagtttaagtaagggataatgtaggctacagcgagcaggtcattgttgtgaaagaaacccagacagggcgatgcagggaggaagggagagggtcttgcatcgccctgatggggtttatttcacaacaatgaccccaCTAGccgtacattatcctgcttattacacggctacttacttaagaaatcaataatttgacacaaaaaatggTCCGCTAGAGTCCGAGAtaagaactgtgcccatagcaacggtctgttatacatagcaacggtctgctataaagaaataacagaccatagaacgctgtaattgaccaatcagaactgagtattcaacaaagccgtgtaattaCCCTAAATACcctaaataatgtttttacatTCTATATAATGAAGCATATTAATCCATGCTGATAATTAAATATTTCTGAAACAAAATCAGAGAGCAAAGTCTCATTGTACTGTCATCTACTTTTTGAGATTTACAGTCTGCTGCCCAATCTGGTCCCAACCTAATTTGAGATGTCAGACTTCCCCTTTGCAGGTATCAGATGGGCACAACTCCCACCCATACTAAATCAAAGAAGCTTTTCATAAATTGTGCATGAGACAAAACCAGGCAAACGCAAAGTGTAAAAGAGTTGCAAAGTGTAAGGAGTTGCTGGTTCCttaagtatttctttttttttatgttgctcAACATAGAAACAACGGAGTCTTTTGGATAATTCAAACATTACTATAGGTTTATGTTACGACGATCAGTTTTAATTATTTGCGTAATTATCACAATCAGATTTCTACAAACTGTCAACTTTAGCTTCAGCTTGCTTTGAGCCGAGTccgcaaaacaaaatgtaaagctCTGTAATGTTTCTTACCAAAATGCTCAACAGGAGTTGTAGCTGATTTCTCTCTTAACGTTTTGCTCACAGGCAAAGTCAAAGAACCATATATTTCATAAAGCAGTTGCTGATTTTGTGTGGATGAAGTTTTCATGCCCATCCAAGCCATGGAAGACCTCCAAATGCCGATCACCTTGTCTATGCAGAAAATGAACAAGACCTTTAATCTCAGAAACCTGGATGCGTGGACTCCCAACACTTTGCAACTCTATTACTCTTTAAGGGCATAGTTCATTCCCAATCCTAACTATCTACAAATTGGTGAATCCTTGGTGTAGGTTGCCTATTTTTTAAAACAGACCATTAATGTGCTACCACACGTCGATGTTGTCTTGGTGCCAGTTTGTTGGCCAGCAGACAAGCCAGGGCGATGCCTCCGATCTGGGTGAAGGCCAATCCCAACACAGTGGCGGCAATGTGGAAGACGTTGTCGTTGACCAAACTGAAGACTTTGCGGAAGCAGCCGTGTGGATGGATTCCTGCAGCTGCTACTCCTTCAAGATCATCCGACAGAAGAGGTCGATTCCTGCAGCCCTTTCGCCTCGCGCAGCAGCTGTCCGGAAGGGATACCGAAGTGCCGTTCTCGTTGGGAAGGAAGGTCATATGTTGGATAGCCCAGTCCGAAGAGAGCCAGTCACGCCAACCCTCAGCTCCACAACACTCCAGGGCCCTCTGCAGGCTGTCTAATGCATCGGCACGGCCTTCGTCCTCGGTGTAGCCGGCCACCGCACGCTGTAAGCCGCTGCGAAATCCTCCGGCAATGTCTTCGCGATAGAAGAGACCTGAGAGTCCAGCCGCCAAACCGGCTATGAGTGCGGCAAGTTGAAAGAACCCGTAAGCCCTGAGCACGCTGGGCAGGTTTGCAGCCACCCCTAGACAACCCAGGAAGCCCCAGGCGGTGACGGCTGCACCTGTGGCCAGAAGGATGATCGGAGCGTTGGGGTAGCGATTGGCAGACAGCAGCATGTAGTCTGCCAGTGAAATCTGCGCCCACACACCCAGGGTGAAGATGGCCAAGCCGGCTGCCCAGAAGAGGCAGCTGAAGGCCAGGAGACCCAGGCGCAGCAGGTGCATGACTCCCACTGGGCGGCAGCAGGGTGGGGCAGCGCCCACAGGTGGAGGTGCAGGGGGCGCCAGGGAGGCCTCTGAGCACACGGACAAGGAtagtcgctgctgctgctcgtgCAGCTGCTCTTCCTGCTCTTGGTAGGGTGACAGCAGGTAGCCGGGGATCGCGGAGGGtcgacgaggaagaggaggtggagtgaGCAGGTCGAGACCCCGCGGAGAGGAAAGTCGTCGCACAGCCAGCTGCTGGCGTTCCCAGTCCAGAGCTTGTCTGCTGGGACTCGGCCGAGCGGACAGCGAGTCGTAAGGCAATGCAGAGCTCATGATCACGGCTCCGGTTTTATGtacccccactctctctcttaaacaccttcctctctcttccttcctctatCACTCTTGTTCTCCTGCAACACACAATCCCCCGACTTCTTTATGACTGCTCATTAATCCGCCATCAACACCACCAACGCCGACTGGACTGTAAATCAGACCGATGGGTGTTCGCGTCGTGCCGTTATCTGCATCCGCAGCCTCCTTGTCTCCAccgtatttatttgtttatttcggACGTTCTTTCCACCTGCATGGTCACCGGCTCTTCAAATTCCTCCGCTGATGGTCACATTCAGACATCTGGCTGCTCACTGCTGCACCTCGCTCTGGTCAAGGCGAGAGGTGATTGCAGTGGGAAGGACCTGAAATCCTCCCATGCACACCCTCTCTCGGTGTGGAGGAGACATCCCTTTGAGTTTTACTATGATCCATTTGTGGAATTAATAAACTGTGGAAAACTCTACTACTGtctatacagtgtgtgtgtgtgtgtgtgtgtgtctttgtaatATGTAAAAACTTTCCTCATGTTTA encodes:
- the def6c gene encoding differentially expressed in FDCP 6 isoform X1, with product MDLKSELLKSIWYAFTSLDVEKCGKVSKSQLKVLSHNLYTVLNIPHDPVALEEHFQDDDDGPVSNHGYMPYLNKYILDKVKAGMFDKEKFDDLCWMMTMKKNFKGLPQGAPLSERDCFKLFCLFNLLSEDRYPLVMIPEEVEYLLKKISTAMSQEWDGKPLEDLISQDASGDMSVWTFLEHMGAGRLLRVTSAEAFSLALNEVFLEMYHNVIKRGYMWKKGHVRRNWTERWFMLKPSSMAYYAGEDLKDKKGEIQLDKSCIIEPIADREGKRCMFCVKTHNKTFEMSSSDQRQKVEWTQAIQTALRLQSEGKSSLHHELKLKRRVQREHSHRERSRSSCSSRSSRSSQSDDFSIQEMEKMEKEKDRQDSEIESIIQHARELETKRREAEEKERKKQREVQMELERQLKEAETLRDSMQAEMQEKDREAEQQKKRIQELELTQQKLEAALEMEIQARLEEERARQELERLLQAEEAKKKQFQLLQEQQRALECLSPILELGTASDGSPDEETPSALHSASQELQHLRASRQRSHQHLEEVQEKLRYASQHVRHWNVQLNRLMTPIGPGEHSNHRLLSTRPCPKKEGALASNEFISKFKIRANQNSQTPEDGGTLEEQMEATNLSDVSDESQRKPNGQM
- the LOC119482614 gene encoding tetraspanin-7-like, coding for MSSALPYDSLSARPSPSRQALDWERQQLAVRRLSSPRGLDLLTPPPLPRRPSAIPGYLLSPYQEQEEQLHEQQQRLSLSVCSEASLAPPAPPPVGAAPPCCRPVGVMHLLRLGLLAFSCLFWAAGLAIFTLGVWAQISLADYMLLSANRYPNAPIILLATGAAVTAWGFLGCLGVAANLPSVLRAYGFFQLAALIAGLAAGLSGLFYREDIAGGFRSGLQRAVAGYTEDEGRADALDSLQRALECCGAEGWRDWLSSDWAIQHMTFLPNENGTSVSLPDSCCARRKGCRNRPLLSDDLEGVAAAGIHPHGCFRKVFSLVNDNVFHIAATVLGLAFTQIGGIALACLLANKLAPRQHRRVVAH
- the def6c gene encoding differentially expressed in FDCP 6 homolog isoform X3, with translation MLRSSCLWLCVLSHNLYTVLNIPHDPVALEEHFQDDDDGPVSNHGYMPYLNKYILDKVKAGMFDKEKFDDLCWMMTMKKNFKGLPQGAPLSERDCFKLFCLFNLLSEDRYPLVMIPEEVEYLLKKISTAMSQEWDGKPLEDLISQDASGDMSVWTFLEHMGAGRLLRVTSAEAFSLALNEVFLEMYHNVIKRGYMWKKGHVRRNWTERWFMLKPSSMAYYAGEDLKDKKGEIQLDKSCIIEPIADREGKRCMFCVKTHNKTFEMSSSDQRQKVEWTQAIQTALRLQSEGKSSLHHELKLKRRVQREHSHRERSRSSCSSRSSRSSQSDDFSIQEMEKMEKEKDRQDSEIESIIQHARELETKRREAEEKERKKQREVQMELERQLKEAETLRDSMQAEMQEKDREAEQQKKRIQELELTQQKLEAALEMEIQARLEEERARQELERLLQAEEAKKKQFQLLQEQQRALECLSPILELGTASDGSPDEETPSALHSASQELQHLRASRQRSHQHLEEVQEKLRYASQHVRHWNVQLNRLMTPIGPGEHSNHRLLSTRPCPKKEGALASNEFISKFKIRANQNSQTPEDGGTLEEQMEATNLSDVSDESQRKPNGQM
- the def6c gene encoding differentially expressed in FDCP 6 homolog isoform X2, whose product is MLRSSCLWLCVCVLSHNLYTVLNIPHDPVALEEHFQDDDDGPVSNHGYMPYLNKYILDKVKAGMFDKEKFDDLCWMMTMKKNFKGLPQGAPLSERDCFKLFCLFNLLSEDRYPLVMIPEEVEYLLKKISTAMSQEWDGKPLEDLISQDASGDMSVWTFLEHMGAGRLLRVTSAEAFSLALNEVFLEMYHNVIKRGYMWKKGHVRRNWTERWFMLKPSSMAYYAGEDLKDKKGEIQLDKSCIIEPIADREGKRCMFCVKTHNKTFEMSSSDQRQKVEWTQAIQTALRLQSEGKSSLHHELKLKRRVQREHSHRERSRSSCSSRSSRSSQSDDFSIQEMEKMEKEKDRQDSEIESIIQHARELETKRREAEEKERKKQREVQMELERQLKEAETLRDSMQAEMQEKDREAEQQKKRIQELELTQQKLEAALEMEIQARLEEERARQELERLLQAEEAKKKQFQLLQEQQRALECLSPILELGTASDGSPDEETPSALHSASQELQHLRASRQRSHQHLEEVQEKLRYASQHVRHWNVQLNRLMTPIGPGEHSNHRLLSTRPCPKKEGALASNEFISKFKIRANQNSQTPEDGGTLEEQMEATNLSDVSDESQRKPNGQM